CCAAGTGCTTTGGTAGATTGGAATAACAACTATGCCGAAGATCCAAATAAATGCGTATTGTTTCATTGTGGAAACTGGGCTAAATCCTTTTTGCCAGATATTCAAATTAGCAACGCCCCTATTTTAGGAACTAGTGTTGGTGTAGAAAACACGTATGGTGCTTTAGACGGTCGTACTCCCGCCATGCCTCTTACTTATGGAAGGATAAGTACCGACGACCCAAAAGGCATTATTAAAGCTTATATAGGTGAAGGCGAGCTTACAGACGACCCTTTAAAAACTTTTGGAAATAGAGCGGTTGCTCAAATTGGAGACCTACAAGGTTTAATGAATTATGTATGCAGAAATGGTTTTGAGCATCATGTCGTAATGAACGCTTCTAAAACAGGCGCTATTCTAGAAGAAGCTCTTGGGAATTATATGGGCTGGGATATTTACAACCATAAAGGGTAATTGATTAAATACTCCTTAGATTAAAAAAATGACAAACAAAGAATTAAAATTAAAATCCATATACTTGAGAAAAAACCTTCTTAAGTATATTTATAAAGCAAAAGCGGGACATACAGGCGGTAGCTTATCGTGTGTTGACACGTTAAATGTATTGTACAATCGTGTTTTAAATGTAGATCCAAACAATTTTAAAAATCCAAATCGCGATAGATATATACAAAGTAAAGGACACTGTGTAGAGGCTCTTTTTGTAACCTTAGCAGATCGTGGCTTTTTCCCGGAATCGGATTTAGAAACCCTTTGCCAATACCAGTCACATTATATAGGACATCCTACCAAAAAGGTAAATGGTGTTGAACAAAACACAGGTGCACTGGGTCATGGTCTACCAATATGTGTTGGTGAAGCCATTGCTGCAAAATTGGACAGTAAAACACATAGAGTTTACACCCTTTTAGGGGATGGCGAATTACCCGAAGGCTCTAACTGGGAAGCCTTTTTATCGGCATCCCATTATAAGTTAGATAATTTATACGCCATTTTAGATAACAA
This genomic window from Mariniflexile sp. TRM1-10 contains:
- a CDS encoding transketolase codes for the protein MTNKELKLKSIYLRKNLLKYIYKAKAGHTGGSLSCVDTLNVLYNRVLNVDPNNFKNPNRDRYIQSKGHCVEALFVTLADRGFFPESDLETLCQYQSHYIGHPTKKVNGVEQNTGALGHGLPICVGEAIAAKLDSKTHRVYTLLGDGELPEGSNWEAFLSASHYKLDNLYAILDNNKQQITGYNKDVMNTDSVRQKLEAFGWAVKEVDGHNLEELEDALNNGPFEEGKPNFIIAHTIKGKGVSYMESVTKWHHGVPTPEQYELALSELTEAEALI